In Schistocerca gregaria isolate iqSchGreg1 chromosome 9, iqSchGreg1.2, whole genome shotgun sequence, a single genomic region encodes these proteins:
- the LOC126292025 gene encoding helix-loop-helix protein 1-like — GGGGDSLLPLSREERRRRRRATQKYRTAHATRERIRVEAFNVAFCELRRLLPTLPPDKKLSKIEILKLAICYIAYLNHVLDV, encoded by the exons gggggggggggcgactcccTTCTTC CGCTGAGCCGCGaggagcggcggcggcgccggcgggcGACGCAGAAGTACCGCACCGCCCACGCGACGCGCGAGCGCATCCGCGTCGAGGCGTTCAACGTGGCCTTCTGCGAGCTGCGGCGGCTGCTGCCCACGCTGCCTCCGGACAAGAAGCTCTCCAAGATCGAGATCCTCAAGCTGGCCATCTGCTACATCGCCTACCTCAACCACGTGCTCGACGTCTGA